A stretch of the Elephas maximus indicus isolate mEleMax1 chromosome 3, mEleMax1 primary haplotype, whole genome shotgun sequence genome encodes the following:
- the KISS1R gene encoding LOW QUALITY PROTEIN: kiSS-1 receptor (The sequence of the model RefSeq protein was modified relative to this genomic sequence to represent the inferred CDS: inserted 2 bases in 1 codon), giving the protein MCASTTSVPNASWWAPAYASGCPGCGANSSDGPGPAPRLVDAWLLPLFFAALMLLGLAGNSLVIYVVCRHKQMRTVTNFYIANLAATDVTLLLCCVPFTALLYPLPAWVLGDFMCKFVNYTRQVSVQATCATLTAMSLDRWYVTVFPLPALHCRTPGLALAVSLSVWVGSAAVWAPVLPXHRLSPGPRTSCSEAFPSRALERAFALYNLLALYLLPLLATCACYAAILRHLGRAAGRPAPADGTLLGQLLAKRAGAVRAKVSRLVAAMVPAFAACWGPMQLFLVLQPLGLAGAWHPRSYTAYVLKIWAHCMSYSNWALNQLLYAFLGSHFLQPFRSVCPCAPRRPGRPCRPGPSYCAAPQAELHSVATHPAPARTPKPGSSGPGAGRLGALGHEVALL; this is encoded by the exons ATGTGCGCCTCCACCACTTCGGTGCCCAACGCGTCCTGGTGGGCGCCGGCTTACGCCTCGGGGTGCCCCGGCTGCGGCGCCAACTCTTCTGATGGCCCGGGCCCAGCGCCGCGGCTCGTGGACGCCTGGCTGTTGCCGCTCTTCTTCGCTGCGCTGATGCTGCTCGGCTTGGCAGGGAACTCGCTGGTCATCTACGTGGTCTGCCGCCACAAGCAGATGCGGACCGTGACCAACTTCTACATCG CCAACCTGGCGGCCACGGACGTGACCTTGCTGCTGTGCTGCGTGCCCTTCACGGCCCTGCTCTATCCGCTGCCCGCCTGGGTGCTGGGAGACTTCATGTGCAAGTTCGTCAACTACACTCGGCAG GTCTCGGTGCAGGCCACGTGCGCCACGCTGACTGCCATGAGCTTGGACCGCTGGTACGTGACGGTCTTCCCGCTACCGGCTCTGCATTGCCGTACACCCGGCCTGGCGCTGGCAGTCAGTCTCAGCGTCTGGGTGG GTTCGGCGGCCGTGTGGGCGCCGGTGCTCCC GCACCGCCTCTCGCCCGGGCCGCGCACCTCCTGCAGTGAGGCCTTCCCCAGCCGCGCCCTAGAGCGCGCCTTCGCGCTCTACAACCTGCTGGCGCTCTACCTGTTGCCGCTGCTTGCCACCTGCGCCTGCTACGCCGCCATCCTGCGCCACCTGGGCCGGGCCGCAGGGCGCCCGGCACCTGCCGACGGCACCCTGCTG GGGCAGCTGCTGGCGAAGCGCGCGGGCGCGGTGCGGGCCAAGGTCTCGCGGCTAGTGGCCGCGATGGTTCCGGCGTTTGCCGCCTGCTGGGGCCCCATGCAGCTGTTTCTGGTGCTGCAGCCGCTGGGCCTGGCGGGTGCCTGGCACCCGCGCAGCTACACCGCCTACGTGCTCAAGATCTGGGCGCACTGCATGTCCTACAGTAACTGGGCACTGAATCAGCTGCTCTATGCGTTCCTGGGCTCCCACTTCCTCCAGCCCTTCCGCAGCGTCTGCCCCTGCGCCCCTCGGCGCCCCGGGCGCCCCTGCCGGCCCGGACCCTCATACTGCGCCGCCCCCCAAGCCGAGCTGCACTCCGTGGCCACCCACCCGGCCCCAGCCAGGACACCAAAGCCAGGCAGCAGTGGGCCGGGTGCTGGCAGGCTGGGTGCCCTGGGGCACGAAGTGGCCCTTCTCTGA